A genomic window from Halorubrum lacusprofundi ATCC 49239 includes:
- a CDS encoding branched-chain amino acid ABC transporter permease, which yields MSLPSLVPLIGIADVIIGLSLGSRLFLIAVGLSLIFGVLGVLNFAHGGFYMLGAYVTLAVVTNVVDNFWLAVVAGALAVGVVGAAIEFAAIRPLYDRVDADLDQLIVTFGFVLVIHEAVRFIWGSGSYSIDPPDVFNFSVALGGSTFSAYRLVVIGLAVAVLVSLWLFITRTYFGSLVRGTSSDREMASMLGVDVPRLYTGVFFLGSVLAGLGGALSSPLQSTSPALGDQVIIDAFIVVVIGGLGSMSGAFVGAMLIGMMQSLGPQFISAGSIAIPFLAMVIVLLFRPEGLFGGIGE from the coding sequence ATGAGTCTACCATCTCTCGTTCCACTGATCGGGATCGCCGACGTCATCATCGGGCTGAGCCTCGGGAGTCGACTCTTCCTGATCGCCGTCGGGCTGAGTCTCATCTTCGGCGTGCTCGGCGTCCTCAATTTCGCACACGGCGGCTTCTACATGCTCGGCGCGTACGTGACGCTCGCCGTCGTGACGAACGTCGTCGACAACTTCTGGCTCGCCGTCGTCGCCGGTGCCCTCGCGGTGGGTGTCGTCGGCGCCGCCATCGAGTTTGCGGCGATCCGACCGCTGTACGACCGGGTCGACGCGGATCTCGACCAGCTCATCGTCACGTTTGGATTCGTCCTCGTGATCCACGAGGCGGTCCGATTCATCTGGGGATCGGGGTCGTACTCGATCGACCCGCCCGACGTGTTCAACTTCTCGGTGGCACTCGGCGGGAGCACCTTCAGCGCGTACCGGCTGGTCGTCATCGGCCTCGCGGTCGCGGTGTTAGTGAGCCTCTGGCTGTTCATCACGCGGACGTACTTCGGCTCGCTGGTGCGGGGCACCTCCTCTGACCGCGAGATGGCGTCGATGCTCGGCGTCGACGTACCGCGCCTGTACACCGGCGTCTTCTTCCTCGGGAGCGTGCTCGCCGGCCTCGGCGGCGCGCTCTCCTCGCCGCTACAGTCGACCAGCCCGGCGCTCGGCGATCAGGTGATCATCGACGCGTTCATCGTCGTCGTCATCGGCGGGCTCGGCTCCATGAGCGGGGCGTTCGTCGGCGCGATGCTCATCGGGATGATGCAGAGCCTCGGCCCGCAGTTCATCAGCGCCGGCAGCATCGCGATCCCGTTCCTCGCGATGGTGATCGTGTTGCTGTTCCGTCCTGAGGGGCTCTTCGGAGGGATCGGCGAATGA